Proteins encoded within one genomic window of Ideonella dechloratans:
- the trhP gene encoding prephenate-dependent tRNA uridine(34) hydroxylase TrhP: MRAAYDFGADAVYAGQPRYSLRARNNEFRLEQIAQGIAEAHARGKKFFVTSNLIAHNDKVRTYLRDIEPVIALKPDALIMADPGLIMQVHEKWPEVPIHLSVQANTTNWATVKFWQKMGVSRIILSRELSLDEVEGIRNECPDMELEVFVHGALCIAYSGRCLLSGYFNRRDPNQGTCTNACRWEYGTQVASEHSPSGEAVPVGTLERDFDFAEAQAEAETSFSTCGGGARHPAADRVYFIEEKGRPGELMPIMEDEHGTYILNSKDLRAVEHVARLCQIGVDSLKIEGRTKSLYYVARTAQVYRRAIDDAMAGKPFNPELLLELEGLANRGYTGGLLERRPAQDYQNYISGHSELHRSHFVGEVLGVRADGWAEVETKNRFAVGDRIEVIHPAGNRILTLETMQNPEGETIQVAQGNPIRVFVPLGGPVEGALLARLL, from the coding sequence ATGCGCGCCGCCTACGATTTCGGCGCCGATGCCGTCTATGCCGGCCAGCCGCGCTACTCGCTGCGCGCCCGCAACAACGAATTCCGCCTGGAGCAGATTGCCCAGGGCATTGCCGAAGCCCATGCGCGCGGCAAGAAGTTCTTCGTCACCAGCAACCTGATCGCGCACAACGACAAGGTGCGCACCTACCTGCGCGACATCGAGCCGGTGATCGCCCTCAAGCCCGATGCGCTGATCATGGCCGATCCGGGCCTGATCATGCAGGTGCACGAGAAGTGGCCCGAGGTGCCCATCCACCTCTCGGTGCAGGCCAACACCACCAACTGGGCCACGGTGAAGTTCTGGCAGAAGATGGGCGTGAGCCGCATCATCCTCTCGCGCGAGCTGAGCCTGGACGAGGTGGAGGGCATCCGCAACGAATGCCCGGACATGGAGCTGGAGGTCTTCGTGCACGGTGCGCTGTGCATCGCCTATTCCGGCCGCTGCCTGCTCTCGGGCTACTTCAACCGGCGCGACCCCAACCAGGGCACCTGCACCAACGCCTGCCGCTGGGAATACGGCACCCAGGTCGCCAGCGAGCATTCGCCCAGCGGCGAGGCGGTGCCGGTGGGTACGCTGGAGCGCGATTTCGACTTTGCCGAGGCCCAGGCCGAGGCGGAAACGAGCTTCTCGACCTGTGGCGGTGGCGCCCGCCACCCTGCGGCCGACCGGGTCTACTTCATCGAGGAGAAGGGCCGTCCGGGCGAGCTGATGCCCATCATGGAAGACGAGCACGGCACCTACATCCTGAACAGCAAGGACCTGCGGGCGGTGGAGCATGTGGCCCGGTTGTGCCAGATCGGCGTCGATTCGCTGAAGATCGAGGGCCGCACCAAGAGCCTGTACTACGTCGCCCGCACGGCCCAGGTCTACCGCCGCGCCATCGACGATGCGATGGCCGGCAAGCCGTTCAACCCCGAGCTGCTGCTGGAGCTGGAAGGCCTGGCCAACCGCGGCTACACCGGGGGCCTGCTGGAGCGCCGCCCGGCGCAGGATTACCAGAATTACATCAGCGGCCACAGCGAGCTGCATCGCAGCCACTTCGTCGGCGAGGTGCTGGGGGTGCGTGCCGATGGCTGGGCCGAGGTCGAGACCAAGAACCGCTTTGCGGTGGGTGACCGCATCGAGGTCATCCATCCGGCGGGCAACCGCATCTTGACGCTGGAGACCATGCAGAATCCCGAGGGCGAGACCATCCAGGTGGCCCAGGGCAACCCGATCCGGGTGTTCGTGCCCCTGGGCGGGCCGGTGGAAGGGGCGCTCCTCGCGCGCCTGCTCTGA
- a CDS encoding VOC family protein: protein MPIPACPVVHFELPYRDAARVSTFYQTVFGWQLQPMGPEMGNYILATTSTCDSSAPDALRGSINGGLFPLVPESPLQQPSVVLGVPDVREAMARVSAAGGQVLGEPMAIPGVGDYVVFVDPEGNRLSMLQPLMG from the coding sequence ATGCCCATTCCCGCCTGTCCTGTCGTCCATTTCGAACTGCCTTACCGGGACGCGGCCCGCGTCTCGACCTTCTACCAAACGGTGTTCGGCTGGCAGTTGCAGCCCATGGGTCCCGAGATGGGCAACTACATTCTCGCCACCACCTCCACCTGTGACAGCAGCGCGCCGGATGCTTTGCGAGGGTCGATCAACGGCGGTCTGTTCCCCCTGGTGCCGGAGTCGCCACTGCAGCAGCCCTCGGTGGTGCTGGGCGTGCCCGATGTGCGAGAGGCCATGGCCCGCGTGAGCGCGGCTGGTGGGCAGGTGCTGGGCGAGCCCATGGCCATTCCGGGCGTGGGTGACTATGTCGTCTTCGTCGATCCCGAGGGCAACCGCCTGAGCATGCTGCAGCCGCTGATGGGTTGA
- the acnB gene encoding bifunctional aconitate hydratase 2/2-methylisocitrate dehydratase — translation MLQAYRQHVAERAALGIPPLALDAKQVAELIELIKNPPAGEEAFLLDLLTHRVPPGVDDAAKVKASFLAAVAHGDVKVALISKAKATELLGTMVGGYNVHPLIELLDDAEVADVAAAGLKKTLLMFDYFNDVANKAKAGNAKAKEVIQSWADAEWFTSRPEVEKKITITVFKVPGETNTDDLSPAPDAWSRPDIPMHYLAMLKNTRPDAAFKPEEDGKRGPMQFIEDLKKKGHLVAYVGDVVGTGSSRKSATNSVIWATGQDIPFVPNKRFGGVTLGGKIAPIFFNTQEDSGSLPIEVDVSKLEMGDVVDVLPYDGKIVKNGETVAEFKLKSDVLLDEVRAGGRINLIIGRSLTAKARDFLGLPASTVFRLPVAPKDTGKGFTLAQKMVGRACGLPEGQGIRPGTYCEPKMTTVGSQDTTGPMTRDELKDLACLGFSADLVMQSFCHTAAYPKPVDAKMHRELPPFISSRGGVALRPGDGVIHSWLNRLLLPDTVGTGGDSHTRFPIGISFPAGSGLVAFGAATGVMPLDMPESVLVRFKGSMQPGVTLRDLVHAIPLYAIKAGLLTVAKAGKKNIFSGRILEIEGLPDLKVEQAFELSDASAERSAAGCTIKLNPEPIKEYLRSNIVLMKNMIADGYQDAKTLQRRIEKVEAWLAKPELLEADKDAEYAAVIEIDLAEITEPIVCCPNDPDDAKTLSDVAGTKIDEAFIGSCMTNIGHFRAAATVLGGARDIPVKLWVAPPTKMDASELMKEGQYAAFGAAGARTEMPGCSLCMGNQAQVREGATVISTSTRNFPNRLGKNTNVFLGSAELAAVASKLGKLPTKEEYLAATGVITAKADQIYKYMNFDQIEEYAEVAKSV, via the coding sequence ATGCTGCAAGCCTATCGCCAACATGTCGCCGAACGCGCCGCGCTCGGCATCCCGCCGCTGGCCCTCGACGCCAAGCAAGTGGCCGAGCTGATCGAGCTGATCAAGAACCCGCCGGCTGGCGAAGAGGCCTTCCTGCTGGACCTGCTGACCCACCGCGTGCCCCCGGGCGTGGACGACGCCGCCAAGGTCAAGGCCAGCTTCCTGGCCGCCGTGGCCCACGGTGACGTGAAGGTCGCCCTGATCTCCAAGGCCAAGGCCACCGAGTTGCTGGGCACCATGGTGGGCGGCTACAACGTGCACCCCCTGATCGAGTTGCTGGACGACGCCGAAGTGGCGGACGTTGCCGCCGCGGGCCTGAAGAAGACCCTGCTGATGTTCGATTACTTCAATGACGTGGCCAACAAGGCCAAGGCCGGCAATGCCAAGGCCAAGGAAGTGATCCAGAGCTGGGCCGATGCCGAGTGGTTCACCAGCCGCCCCGAGGTCGAGAAGAAGATCACCATCACCGTCTTCAAGGTGCCTGGCGAAACCAACACCGACGACCTGTCCCCGGCCCCGGATGCCTGGAGCCGCCCGGACATCCCGATGCACTACCTGGCCATGCTGAAGAACACGCGCCCTGACGCGGCCTTCAAGCCCGAGGAAGACGGCAAGCGCGGTCCGATGCAGTTCATCGAGGATCTGAAGAAGAAGGGCCACCTGGTGGCCTACGTGGGCGACGTGGTCGGCACCGGCTCCAGCCGCAAATCCGCCACCAACAGCGTGATCTGGGCCACCGGCCAGGACATCCCCTTCGTGCCGAACAAGCGCTTCGGCGGCGTGACCCTGGGCGGCAAGATCGCCCCGATCTTCTTCAACACCCAGGAAGACTCCGGCTCGCTGCCGATCGAGGTCGATGTCTCCAAGCTGGAGATGGGCGACGTGGTCGACGTGCTGCCCTATGACGGCAAGATCGTGAAGAACGGCGAGACCGTCGCCGAGTTCAAGCTCAAGAGCGACGTGCTGCTGGACGAAGTGCGCGCCGGCGGCCGGATCAACCTGATCATCGGCCGCTCGCTGACCGCCAAGGCCCGCGACTTCCTGGGCCTGCCCGCCTCCACCGTCTTCCGCCTGCCCGTGGCCCCCAAGGACACCGGCAAGGGCTTCACGCTGGCCCAGAAGATGGTCGGCCGCGCCTGCGGTCTGCCGGAAGGCCAGGGCATCCGTCCGGGCACCTACTGCGAGCCCAAGATGACCACCGTCGGCAGCCAGGACACCACCGGCCCGATGACCCGCGACGAGCTGAAGGACCTGGCCTGCCTGGGCTTCTCGGCCGATCTGGTGATGCAGTCCTTCTGCCACACCGCCGCCTACCCGAAGCCGGTGGACGCCAAGATGCACCGCGAGCTGCCGCCCTTCATCAGCAGCCGCGGCGGCGTGGCCCTGCGCCCGGGCGACGGCGTGATCCACAGCTGGCTGAACCGCCTGCTGCTGCCCGACACCGTGGGCACCGGCGGCGACAGCCACACCCGCTTCCCGATCGGCATCTCCTTCCCGGCCGGCTCCGGCCTGGTGGCCTTCGGCGCCGCCACCGGCGTGATGCCGCTGGACATGCCCGAATCCGTTCTGGTGCGCTTCAAGGGCAGCATGCAGCCCGGCGTCACCCTGCGTGACCTGGTCCACGCCATCCCGCTGTACGCCATCAAGGCCGGTCTGCTGACCGTGGCCAAGGCCGGCAAGAAGAACATCTTCTCGGGCCGAATCCTGGAAATCGAAGGTCTGCCCGACCTGAAGGTGGAACAGGCCTTCGAGCTGTCCGACGCCTCGGCCGAGCGTTCGGCCGCCGGCTGCACGATCAAGCTCAACCCCGAGCCGATCAAGGAGTATCTGCGCTCCAACATCGTGCTGATGAAGAACATGATCGCCGATGGCTACCAGGACGCGAAGACCCTGCAGCGCCGCATCGAGAAGGTCGAGGCCTGGCTGGCCAAGCCCGAGCTGCTGGAAGCCGACAAGGATGCCGAGTACGCCGCCGTGATCGAGATCGACCTGGCCGAGATCACCGAGCCCATCGTCTGCTGCCCGAACGACCCGGACGACGCCAAGACCCTGTCCGACGTGGCCGGCACCAAGATCGACGAGGCCTTCATCGGCTCGTGCATGACCAACATCGGTCACTTCCGCGCGGCCGCCACCGTGCTGGGCGGTGCCCGTGACATCCCGGTCAAGCTGTGGGTGGCCCCGCCGACCAAGATGGACGCCTCCGAGCTGATGAAGGAAGGCCAGTACGCCGCCTTCGGCGCCGCCGGTGCCCGCACCGAGATGCCCGGCTGCTCGCTGTGCATGGGCAACCAGGCCCAGGTGCGCGAAGGCGCCACGGTGATCTCGACCTCGACCCGCAACTTCCCCAACCGCCTGGGCAAGAACACCAACGTGTTCCTGGGCTCGGCCGAACTGGCGGCCGTGGCCTCCAAGCTGGGCAAGCTGCCGACCAAGGAAGAGTACCTGGCCGCCACCGGTGTGATCACCGCCAAGGCCGACCAGATCTACAAGTACATGAACTTCGACCAGATCGAGGAATACGCCGAAGTCGCCAAGAGCGTCTGA
- a CDS encoding type II toxin-antitoxin system VapC family toxin encodes MIAIDSSVLIDLLADGPAADAAEACLRQSLSVGPVVVCDVALTEVCTALRNGTEVLEVLEEMGVRFSATESKSAIRAGEMQRRYRQRGGRRERTLPDFLVGAHALLQCDALITRDDTFFRDYFKGLKVIVPHAA; translated from the coding sequence ATGATCGCCATCGACTCCTCCGTGCTGATCGACCTGCTGGCCGACGGCCCCGCCGCCGATGCGGCCGAGGCCTGCCTGCGCCAGTCGCTCAGCGTGGGGCCCGTGGTGGTCTGCGACGTGGCACTGACCGAGGTCTGCACCGCCCTGCGCAACGGCACCGAGGTGCTGGAAGTGCTGGAGGAGATGGGCGTGCGCTTCTCGGCCACCGAATCCAAATCGGCCATCCGGGCCGGCGAAATGCAGCGGCGCTACCGCCAGCGGGGCGGCCGCCGCGAGCGCACCCTGCCCGACTTTCTCGTGGGCGCGCACGCCCTGCTGCAGTGCGACGCCCTGATCACCCGCGACGACACCTTCTTTCGCGACTACTTCAAGGGGCTCAAGGTCATCGTGCCGCACGCGGCCTGA
- a CDS encoding AbrB/MazE/SpoVT family DNA-binding domain-containing protein, translating to MEATVAERGQITLPKAVRDALGLTKGTVLKVELDGARIVLRKDVSDAISKARGRFKLDGFADTDDAMRSIRGRAPGDPLDV from the coding sequence ATGGAAGCCACAGTTGCCGAGCGTGGACAGATCACCCTGCCCAAGGCGGTGCGGGATGCCCTGGGCCTGACCAAGGGCACCGTGCTCAAGGTGGAGCTCGATGGCGCGCGCATCGTGCTGCGCAAGGACGTCTCCGACGCCATCTCCAAGGCCCGCGGCCGCTTCAAGCTCGATGGTTTCGCCGACACCGACGACGCCATGCGCAGCATCCGCGGCCGGGCCCCTGGCGACCCCCTGGACGTCTGA
- a CDS encoding HpcH/HpaI aldolase/citrate lyase family protein, which produces MTDASLRHPRDVLFEEGDAVPDLPVCDHYCGVEARMRKSLDLQAELGPVFDVTLDGEDGAPVGGEVEHAHLIAELATSAQNRFGRVGARVVPVDHPAFVPMLEVLLPRAGDCLAYLMIPKPRHLADLEQAVSIIDALAAQAGLTRALPLHALVETHGALRDVFAMAAHPRIESLSFGLMDFVSAHRGAIPQSAMGVEGQFQHPLVLRAKLEITAACHAAGKVPSHCVVTEFKDSEALQQAAERACRQLGYTRMWSIHPDQIRPIVDAFSPTAAEIDQAVDILLAAQAQDWAPIRHRHQGRDQLHDRASYRYFWQVLQRAHRTSFSQGPQLPAEVRERFFGENTGA; this is translated from the coding sequence ATGACCGACGCTTCGCTCCGCCATCCCCGTGACGTGCTCTTCGAAGAAGGGGACGCGGTTCCCGATCTGCCCGTCTGCGACCACTACTGCGGCGTCGAGGCCCGCATGCGCAAGAGCCTGGACCTGCAGGCCGAGCTGGGCCCGGTCTTCGACGTGACCCTGGATGGCGAGGACGGCGCCCCGGTGGGCGGAGAGGTCGAGCACGCCCACCTGATCGCGGAGCTGGCCACCTCGGCGCAGAACCGCTTCGGCCGGGTCGGCGCACGGGTGGTGCCGGTGGACCACCCGGCTTTCGTGCCGATGCTGGAGGTGCTGCTGCCGCGCGCCGGTGATTGCCTGGCCTACCTGATGATTCCCAAGCCGCGCCATCTGGCAGACCTGGAACAGGCGGTCAGCATCATCGATGCGCTGGCAGCCCAGGCCGGCCTGACCCGCGCCCTGCCCCTGCACGCCCTGGTGGAGACCCACGGGGCCTTGCGGGACGTGTTCGCCATGGCCGCCCACCCCCGCATCGAGTCCCTGTCCTTCGGACTGATGGACTTCGTGTCAGCCCACCGCGGCGCCATCCCCCAGTCGGCCATGGGTGTCGAGGGGCAGTTCCAGCACCCCCTGGTGCTGCGCGCCAAGCTGGAAATCACAGCCGCCTGCCACGCGGCCGGCAAGGTGCCTTCGCACTGCGTGGTGACGGAGTTCAAGGACAGCGAAGCCCTGCAGCAGGCTGCCGAGCGCGCCTGCCGGCAGCTGGGCTACACCCGCATGTGGAGCATCCACCCGGATCAGATCCGCCCGATCGTGGACGCCTTCTCGCCCACAGCTGCAGAAATCGACCAGGCCGTGGACATCCTGCTGGCCGCCCAGGCCCAGGACTGGGCGCCCATCCGCCACCGGCACCAGGGGCGCGACCAACTGCACGACCGGGCCAGCTACCGCTACTTCTGGCAGGTGCTGCAGCGCGCCCACCGAACCTCCTTCAGCCAGGGCCCCCAGTTGCCGGCCGAGGTGCGCGAGCGCTTCTTCGGCGAAAACACCGGAGCCTGA
- a CDS encoding malate dehydrogenase, translated as MSKKPVRVAVTGAAGQIGYALLFRIASGEMLGKDQPVILQLLEIPDEKAQNALKGVIMELEDCAFPLLAGIEAHSDPMTAFKDTDYALLVGARPRGPGMERADLLAANAQIFTAQGKALNAVASRNVKVLVVGNPANTNAYIAMKSAPDLKPGNFTAMLRLDHNRAASQIAAKIGCAVGDIQKLAVWGNHSPTMYADYRFATVNGKSVKDTINDQVWNKDVFLPTVGKRGAAIIAARGLSSAASAANAAIDHMRDWALGTNGQWVTMGIPSQGWYGIPKDVMFGFPVTCENGEYKVVEGLEIDAFSQECIDKTLAELEGEKDGVKHLL; from the coding sequence ATGAGCAAGAAACCCGTGCGCGTGGCCGTGACCGGCGCCGCAGGCCAGATTGGCTACGCCCTGCTGTTCCGCATCGCTTCCGGCGAGATGCTGGGCAAGGACCAGCCCGTGATCCTGCAACTGCTGGAGATCCCGGACGAGAAGGCCCAGAACGCGCTCAAGGGTGTGATCATGGAGCTGGAAGACTGCGCCTTCCCGCTGCTGGCCGGCATCGAAGCCCACAGCGACCCGATGACCGCCTTCAAGGACACCGACTACGCTCTGCTGGTCGGCGCCCGCCCCCGCGGCCCCGGCATGGAGCGCGCCGACCTGCTGGCCGCCAACGCCCAGATCTTCACCGCCCAGGGCAAGGCCCTGAACGCTGTGGCCTCGCGCAACGTCAAGGTGCTGGTCGTCGGCAACCCCGCCAACACCAACGCCTACATCGCCATGAAGTCGGCTCCGGACCTGAAGCCGGGCAACTTCACCGCCATGCTGCGCCTGGACCACAACCGTGCCGCCTCGCAGATCGCCGCCAAGATCGGCTGCGCCGTGGGCGACATCCAGAAGCTGGCCGTGTGGGGCAACCACTCGCCCACCATGTACGCTGACTACCGCTTCGCCACCGTGAACGGCAAGTCCGTCAAGGACACCATCAACGACCAGGTCTGGAACAAGGACGTGTTCCTGCCGACCGTGGGCAAGCGTGGTGCCGCCATCATCGCCGCCCGCGGCCTGTCGTCGGCCGCCTCGGCCGCCAACGCCGCCATCGACCACATGCGCGACTGGGCCCTGGGCACCAACGGCCAGTGGGTCACGATGGGCATTCCCTCGCAAGGCTGGTACGGCATCCCCAAGGACGTGATGTTTGGCTTCCCGGTGACCTGCGAAAACGGAGAGTACAAGGTCGTCGAAGGCCTGGAGATCGATGCCTTCTCGCAAGAATGCATCGACAAGACCCTGGCCGAGCTGGAAGGCGAAAAGGACGGCGTCAAGCACCTGCTGTGA
- a CDS encoding GntR family transcriptional regulator yields MPALPAPDSMDAAPAAASAGPAFSPLYRQIKALLVKSLNSGEWKPGELIPSEQELASRFGVSQGTVRKAIDEMAMENLLTRRQGRGTFVATHAEQNIQYRFLRLAPDKGPASGMARHFMDCRRMRAPAEVARALELKPGDSVLQIHRTLSRMGRPVVLDEIWLPATPFKGLTADRLAQYAGPMYGLFETEFGVRMIRAEEKIRAVAADARTAEILQVAVGAPLLNVERLSHTYHDKPVELRRGWYDTSTHYYRNELN; encoded by the coding sequence ATGCCTGCTTTGCCCGCTCCCGATTCGATGGACGCCGCGCCCGCCGCCGCCTCCGCGGGACCGGCATTCAGCCCGCTGTACCGCCAGATCAAGGCCTTGCTGGTCAAGAGTCTCAACAGCGGTGAATGGAAACCGGGTGAACTGATCCCCAGCGAGCAGGAGCTGGCCTCCCGTTTCGGTGTCAGCCAGGGCACGGTGCGCAAGGCCATCGACGAGATGGCCATGGAGAACCTGCTGACCCGCCGTCAGGGGCGGGGCACCTTCGTGGCCACCCACGCGGAGCAGAACATCCAGTACCGCTTCCTGCGGCTGGCGCCCGACAAGGGCCCGGCCAGCGGCATGGCGCGGCACTTCATGGATTGCCGGCGCATGCGTGCCCCCGCCGAGGTGGCGCGGGCGCTGGAGCTCAAGCCGGGTGACAGCGTGCTGCAGATCCATCGCACCCTGTCGCGCATGGGCCGGCCGGTGGTGCTCGACGAGATCTGGCTGCCGGCGACCCCCTTCAAGGGGTTGACCGCCGACCGACTGGCCCAGTACGCCGGGCCGATGTACGGCCTGTTCGAGACCGAGTTCGGCGTGCGGATGATCCGGGCCGAAGAGAAGATCCGTGCCGTGGCGGCCGACGCGCGCACGGCGGAGATCCTGCAGGTGGCCGTGGGTGCGCCGCTGCTCAACGTCGAGCGGCTGTCCCACACCTATCACGACAAGCCCGTGGAACTGCGCCGCGGCTGGTACGACACCAGCACCCACTACTACAGGAACGAACTCAATTGA
- the sdhC gene encoding succinate dehydrogenase, cytochrome b556 subunit, giving the protein MADTLKQRPEFRNIHVTEIRNYRLPPAGIVSILHRVSGAILFLLLPFVVWLFDVSVTSEVSYESFRSAFVAGIGFVPGWFVKLVCLGLIWGYLHHFTAGVRHLWMDATHSVTKEQGRSSAIVTLVISLGLTVLLGTKLFGLY; this is encoded by the coding sequence ATGGCAGATACGCTCAAGCAACGTCCGGAATTCCGCAACATCCATGTCACGGAAATCCGCAATTACCGGCTCCCCCCAGCCGGCATCGTTTCCATCCTGCACCGCGTCAGCGGCGCCATCCTGTTCTTGCTGCTGCCCTTCGTGGTGTGGCTGTTCGACGTCTCCGTGACCTCCGAGGTCTCGTACGAATCCTTCCGCAGCGCCTTCGTGGCCGGCATCGGCTTCGTGCCGGGTTGGTTCGTCAAGCTGGTGTGCCTGGGCCTGATCTGGGGCTACCTGCACCACTTCACCGCCGGTGTTCGCCATCTGTGGATGGACGCCACCCACAGCGTCACCAAGGAACAAGGGCGCTCGTCGGCCATCGTGACCCTGGTGATCAGCCTGGGCCTGACCGTGCTGCTGGGCACCAAGCTCTTCGGCCTGTACTGA
- the sdhD gene encoding succinate dehydrogenase, hydrophobic membrane anchor protein, with product MAINYGSKRTVVGAHYGLRDWLAQRVTAVLMALFTVVLLVQVLLPGELGYDKWAGIFAAQWMKFLTFTVIVALAYHAWVGVRDIWMDYIKPVGLRLALQVFSIVWLVGCAGWAVQVLWRL from the coding sequence ATGGCAATCAACTACGGAAGCAAGCGCACCGTCGTCGGTGCGCACTATGGTTTGCGCGACTGGCTGGCCCAGCGCGTCACGGCAGTGCTGATGGCGCTGTTCACGGTGGTCCTGCTGGTGCAGGTGCTGCTGCCCGGCGAACTGGGCTATGACAAGTGGGCCGGCATCTTCGCCGCCCAATGGATGAAGTTCCTGACCTTCACGGTCATCGTGGCGCTGGCCTACCACGCGTGGGTGGGCGTGCGCGACATCTGGATGGACTACATCAAGCCGGTGGGTCTGCGCCTGGCGCTGCAGGTCTTCTCCATCGTCTGGCTGGTGGGCTGTGCCGGCTGGGCTGTTCAAGTGCTCTGGAGGCTGTAA
- the sdhA gene encoding succinate dehydrogenase flavoprotein subunit: MAQTNNISKRKFDVVIVGAGGSGMRASLQLAKAGLNVAVLSKVFPTRSHTVAAQGGIGASLGNMSEDNWHYHFYDTIKGSDWLGDQDAIEFMCREAPKVVYELEHFGMPFDRNADGTIYQRPFGGHTANYGEKPVQRACAAADRTGHALLHTLYQQNVRARTNFFVEWMALDLIRDADGDVVGVTALELETGDIHILEAKIVLLATGGAGRIFQASTNAFINTGDGLGMAARAGIPLQDMEFWQFHPTGVAGAGVLLTEGCRGEGAILRNANGERFMERYAPTLKDLAPRDFVSRCMDQEIKEGRGCGPNKDYVVLDMTHLGADTILKRLPSVFEIGHNFANVDITKEPIPVVPTIHYQMGGIPTNIHGQVSVPKGDDHRSPIPGLYAVGECSCVSVHGANRLGTNSLLDLVVFGRAAGNHIVESLKNEPKAHKPLPADAADKTLARLARLESSTSGEYAQTVANDLRACMQSHAGVFRTQALMDEGVIRIAEIRERVKNITLKDKSKVWNTARMEALEVDNLIEAAQATMVSAAARKECRGAHTVNDYERGADDAEFPLGRNDKEWMKHTLWDSASNSLSYKPVNLKPLTVDSVPPKVRTF, from the coding sequence ATGGCACAGACCAACAATATTTCCAAGCGCAAGTTCGACGTCGTCATCGTCGGTGCCGGTGGTTCCGGCATGCGCGCCTCGCTGCAACTGGCCAAGGCTGGCCTGAACGTGGCGGTTCTGTCCAAGGTGTTCCCGACCCGTTCGCACACGGTGGCGGCCCAGGGCGGCATCGGTGCCTCGCTGGGCAACATGTCCGAGGACAACTGGCACTACCACTTCTACGACACCATCAAGGGCTCGGACTGGCTGGGTGACCAGGACGCCATCGAGTTCATGTGCCGTGAAGCACCCAAGGTCGTCTACGAGTTGGAGCACTTCGGCATGCCGTTCGACCGCAATGCGGACGGCACCATCTACCAGCGCCCCTTCGGCGGCCACACCGCCAACTACGGCGAGAAGCCGGTGCAGCGCGCCTGCGCCGCGGCCGACCGCACCGGCCATGCCCTGCTGCACACCCTGTACCAGCAGAACGTGCGCGCCCGCACCAACTTCTTCGTCGAGTGGATGGCGCTGGACCTGATCCGCGACGCCGACGGCGACGTGGTGGGCGTGACCGCGCTGGAACTGGAAACCGGCGATATCCATATCCTCGAAGCCAAGATCGTGCTGCTGGCCACCGGTGGTGCCGGCCGCATCTTCCAGGCCTCGACCAACGCCTTCATCAACACCGGTGACGGCCTGGGCATGGCGGCACGCGCCGGCATCCCGCTGCAGGACATGGAGTTCTGGCAGTTCCACCCGACCGGCGTGGCCGGCGCGGGCGTGCTGCTGACCGAAGGCTGCCGCGGCGAAGGCGCCATCCTGCGCAACGCCAATGGCGAGCGCTTCATGGAACGCTACGCTCCGACACTGAAGGACCTGGCGCCGCGCGACTTCGTCTCGCGCTGCATGGACCAGGAAATCAAGGAAGGTCGCGGCTGCGGTCCCAACAAGGACTACGTGGTCCTGGACATGACCCATCTGGGGGCGGACACCATCCTCAAGCGCCTGCCCTCGGTGTTCGAGATTGGCCACAACTTCGCCAACGTCGACATCACCAAGGAGCCGATCCCGGTGGTGCCGACCATCCATTACCAGATGGGCGGCATCCCGACCAACATCCACGGCCAGGTGTCGGTGCCCAAGGGCGACGACCATCGCAGCCCCATCCCGGGTTTGTATGCCGTGGGCGAGTGCTCCTGTGTGTCGGTGCACGGCGCCAACCGCCTGGGCACCAACTCGCTGCTGGACCTGGTGGTCTTCGGCCGCGCCGCGGGCAACCACATCGTCGAGTCGCTCAAGAACGAGCCCAAGGCCCACAAGCCGCTGCCGGCCGATGCGGCCGACAAGACCCTGGCCCGCCTGGCGCGCCTGGAGTCCAGCACCTCCGGCGAGTACGCGCAGACCGTGGCGAACGACCTGCGTGCCTGCATGCAGTCGCACGCCGGCGTGTTCCGTACCCAGGCCCTGATGGACGAGGGCGTGATCCGCATCGCCGAGATCCGCGAGCGCGTGAAGAACATCACCCTCAAGGACAAGTCCAAGGTCTGGAACACCGCCCGCATGGAAGCGCTGGAGGTCGACAACCTGATCGAGGCCGCCCAGGCCACGATGGTGTCGGCCGCCGCCCGCAAGGAATGCCGTGGTGCCCACACCGTGAACGACTACGAGCGTGGTGCCGACGACGCCGAGTTCCCGCTGGGCCGCAACGACAAGGAATGGATGAAGCACACCCTGTGGGACAGCGCCTCGAACAGCCTGTCCTACAAGCCGGTGAACCTCAAGCCGCTCACCGTCGACAGCGTGCCGCCCAAGGTCCGCACCTTCTGA